From the genome of Impatiens glandulifera chromosome 9, dImpGla2.1, whole genome shotgun sequence, one region includes:
- the LOC124915210 gene encoding 40S ribosomal protein S24-1 produces the protein MAEKAVTIRTRKFMTNRLLSRKQFIIDVLHPGRANVSKAELKEKLARMYDVKDTNAIFVFKFRTHFGGGKSTGFGLIYDSLENAKKFEPKYRLIRNGLATKVEKSRKQMKERKNRTKKIRGVKKTKAGDAAKAGKKK, from the exons ATGGCGGAAAAGGCAGTCACAATTCGAACCAGGAAGTTCATGACCAACAGACTTCTTTCCCGGAAGCAATTC ATCATTGATGTTCTTCATCCAGGAAGAGCAAACGTTTCCAAG GCGGAACTGAAGGAGAAGCTAGCAAGAATGTATGATGTAAAGGATACAAATGCTATTTTTGTTTTCAAGTTCAGAACCCATTTTGGAGGTGGGAAATCAACTGGCTTTGGTTTGATATATGATTCACTCGAGAATGCAAAGAAGTTTGAGCCGAAATACAGGCTTATCAGG AATGGGCTGGCCACCAAGGTTGAGAAGTCTAGGAAGCAGATGAAAGAAAGGAAGAACAGAACAAAGAAGATCAGAGGTGTTAAGAAG ACCAAGGCTGGTGATGCCGCCAAAGCTGGAAAGAAGAAATGA